Proteins encoded within one genomic window of uncultured Draconibacterium sp.:
- a CDS encoding ABC transporter permease, with protein MEQIKYFFRTSICNLFFRRKFTVTNLIGLSIGLMVSLLILLYVRYETSFENFNPNAKNIYRIVEKNTQDGTVGEATPLALSDVLKNDFPEVDKVIGLMKTYKAVKIGENKFEDLKGAIVEKDFFDFFNIPLTEGNSTTIFKDPYEVVVTSKLAEKLFGDVNPIGKTMEYENHIFTVSGLVNEIPKNSILNFEFFLSDKFRYVSYPDLNDRWYEFGLHTFVTFKKDIIPDGFEQNLARIEDKYYPDFMKNRFTYEVIAFKGSHLNTNIQNDLVPAVSQFYLWILFGIATGILLIAGLNFVNISIATSSKRNIETGIRKVNGASSSALIYSFFAETAFLTIISLVLAFGGLYFATPAFESLTGKTILVDLGDPVLWLGVAGFCFLTIVLSGIYPAVVLSKPTPAKVLLRNKMESSNKLTFQKSFTMFQFALTIALAIVLFAIFKQVRFMQNHETGFNRRNLLAIPAYSLGSYGPERLNNANLFTQELEKYQSQYGFGKASVTEFVPGFGFRNLFQVYPDENADVQGIEMLSCDVDENFADVFGMHLKQGRFFSKDLATDHSNSVVINQAALKKLGWKSIEGKTVGLISKDNKKHVVGVINDINVKSLQYPVQPMIYQFGRHHNFPGYITLRLNQNQRAEAMAFIMSKWEELFPEVPFTYESVEEKYRSAYGEEIRLARITGTFSVLAMILSLFGILALSTLQFEKRTKEIGIRKVNGAKVSEILTMLNKDFIKWVAIAFVIATPIAYYAMNKWLENFAYKTNLSWWIFALAGVLALGIALLTVSWQSWRAATRNPVEALRYE; from the coding sequence ATGGAACAAATAAAATATTTTTTCAGGACGAGTATTTGTAATCTGTTTTTCCGCAGGAAGTTCACAGTAACAAATCTGATTGGTCTTTCAATTGGTTTGATGGTGAGTTTGCTTATTCTGCTTTATGTCCGGTATGAAACTTCGTTTGAGAATTTTAATCCTAACGCGAAAAATATCTATCGTATTGTCGAAAAGAACACTCAGGATGGAACAGTAGGAGAAGCTACACCTTTGGCGTTATCTGATGTTTTGAAAAATGACTTTCCGGAGGTGGACAAAGTTATCGGGTTAATGAAAACCTATAAGGCAGTAAAAATTGGTGAGAATAAATTTGAAGATTTAAAAGGGGCCATTGTAGAAAAAGACTTTTTTGATTTCTTTAATATCCCACTAACTGAAGGAAATAGTACTACGATTTTTAAAGATCCTTATGAAGTTGTTGTTACTTCGAAACTGGCAGAAAAGTTATTTGGAGATGTAAATCCTATCGGTAAAACGATGGAATACGAAAACCACATTTTTACAGTTAGCGGCCTTGTAAATGAAATTCCGAAGAATAGCATTTTGAATTTCGAATTTTTCCTTTCAGATAAATTCAGGTATGTATCTTATCCTGATTTGAACGACCGGTGGTACGAGTTTGGGCTGCATACTTTTGTAACATTTAAAAAAGATATAATACCTGACGGATTTGAACAAAACCTGGCCCGGATCGAAGACAAATATTATCCTGATTTTATGAAAAACCGCTTCACTTATGAAGTGATAGCATTTAAAGGAAGCCATTTAAATACAAATATTCAGAATGATTTAGTTCCGGCTGTGTCTCAATTTTATTTATGGATACTTTTCGGAATTGCCACAGGAATCTTGTTAATTGCCGGGCTGAATTTTGTTAATATTTCTATAGCAACTTCGAGTAAACGAAACATTGAAACCGGAATCAGAAAAGTAAATGGAGCCTCATCATCCGCTTTGATTTACAGCTTTTTTGCCGAAACAGCATTTTTAACGATCATCTCACTGGTGTTGGCATTTGGCGGTTTGTACTTTGCTACTCCTGCCTTCGAGAGTTTAACAGGGAAGACTATACTTGTTGATTTAGGCGATCCCGTGCTTTGGCTTGGAGTTGCAGGTTTTTGTTTTCTCACGATTGTTCTTTCGGGAATATATCCGGCTGTTGTTCTCTCAAAACCTACACCGGCCAAAGTTCTACTCAGGAATAAAATGGAAAGTAGTAATAAATTGACCTTTCAGAAAAGTTTTACAATGTTTCAGTTTGCCTTAACGATTGCTTTGGCGATTGTTTTGTTTGCGATATTTAAACAGGTGCGTTTTATGCAAAATCACGAAACCGGATTTAATCGAAGGAATTTGCTCGCGATTCCTGCATATTCTCTTGGAAGTTACGGACCGGAAAGATTGAATAATGCAAACTTGTTTACACAGGAACTGGAGAAATATCAGTCGCAATATGGCTTTGGAAAAGCATCGGTTACTGAATTTGTTCCTGGATTTGGTTTTCGGAATTTATTTCAGGTTTATCCAGATGAGAATGCCGATGTTCAGGGAATTGAAATGTTGTCGTGCGATGTGGATGAGAATTTTGCAGATGTTTTTGGAATGCATCTTAAACAAGGACGTTTCTTTTCGAAAGATTTGGCCACTGACCATAGCAATTCAGTAGTAATTAATCAGGCCGCTTTAAAAAAACTTGGATGGAAATCGATAGAGGGGAAAACCGTTGGTCTAATAAGTAAAGATAACAAAAAGCATGTGGTGGGCGTTATCAACGATATTAATGTTAAATCGTTGCAATATCCTGTACAGCCGATGATTTATCAGTTTGGGCGTCATCATAATTTCCCTGGCTACATTACGCTTCGCCTAAATCAAAATCAGCGTGCTGAAGCTATGGCTTTTATCATGAGTAAATGGGAGGAACTATTTCCGGAGGTACCTTTTACTTATGAAAGCGTGGAAGAGAAGTACAGGTCAGCATATGGAGAAGAAATCAGGCTTGCAAGAATTACAGGAACGTTTTCCGTTCTCGCCATGATTTTATCCCTCTTTGGAATACTTGCTTTAAGCACACTACAATTCGAGAAAAGAACCAAGGAAATAGGCATCCGCAAAGTAAACGGCGCAAAAGTTTCCGAGATACTTACAATGCTAAATAAAGACTTTATAAAATGGGTAGCCATTGCTTTTGTAATTGCCACACCCATTGCATACTACGCCATGAATAAATGGCTTGAAAATTTTGCCTACAAAACCAACTTAAGTTGGTGGATTTTTGCGCTGGCCGGAGTGCTGGCTTTGGGAATTGCATTGTTAACGGTAAGTTGGCAGAGCTGGCGGGCAGCTACGAGGAATCCTGTTGAGGCGTTGAGGTATGAGTAA
- a CDS encoding ABC transporter permease yields MTLSLIIHYIKSASRELVRFKLNTTVNLLGITLGICAFLVIGIYVRYETGYDRYHKNVEDTYRLTCSTKDENSDAQNWAMTPSAYPGIFKETFPEVENSARVLRSADHNLVYDENKFKTHFIVFADSTFLDILEYPLALGSPKAALSGTNQIILTHETAQKLFGNEDPLNRIVSVYSDRGELQCNVTGVLKKDLPPTHLDFEAILSYDGAIKLWGDGIDQNPWFIRVFNYFKLKEGTKKQVMVDKFNACLREQLPDIAAYMTFDLQPVASIHLNSDLMFDTKNGNKSSVYWLGVIGILVLVMACVNFINLTSTEAIKYHKKVAISKLLGAAKYALFFTQFIKAVVLLTIAAAISVLTIWLLLPTIGNIVDINLSLQAGLISFIIKFTLLIILLTGVLIGGISTAITRITQSDINISVLKRGNGIVKPLVVFQFLITIVLISGTIVIYKQFKYINQEDLGYSIDNKIVAKAPTQYAAVANDFSLGMKTFKDEALKLPGVELITSSYVVPGQEVPWDYITQNVNNENKEVGINMNFVDYDYFDGYEHKLLAGKFFSEHEKTTTEGILLNKQAIDFLGYKSPDDAINKTINLNGNQLRIIGVFDNHHQLSFKHAYTPFYLKFQEFGKSNYTFCISGSDQKATYNNIKKLWEKHFPHDPFDGVYLTDFYNAQHKKEHIFSRVFNIFCILSIFISVLGIFILSVSTTQQKTKEIGVRKVNGATVSEILVLLNQSFVKWVIVAFIIATPVSYYAMHNWLESFAFKTTLSWWFFALAGVAALGIALITVSWQSWRAATQNPVEALRYE; encoded by the coding sequence ATGACTTTATCACTAATTATACATTACATAAAAAGCGCCAGTCGCGAATTGGTGCGGTTTAAGCTAAATACAACTGTTAATTTATTAGGCATCACATTGGGCATTTGTGCATTTCTCGTGATTGGCATTTATGTTCGGTATGAAACCGGCTACGACCGCTATCATAAAAATGTTGAAGATACATACAGGTTAACCTGCAGCACAAAAGATGAAAACAGTGACGCCCAAAACTGGGCAATGACCCCTTCGGCTTACCCCGGTATATTTAAAGAAACATTTCCTGAAGTAGAAAACAGTGCGAGGGTATTACGCAGTGCAGATCATAATTTGGTCTACGACGAAAATAAATTCAAAACACACTTCATTGTTTTTGCCGATTCAACTTTTCTCGATATTCTGGAATATCCATTGGCATTAGGTAGCCCAAAAGCTGCACTTAGTGGTACAAACCAAATTATCCTGACCCATGAGACGGCGCAAAAATTATTTGGCAACGAAGATCCGCTAAACAGAATTGTTTCAGTGTACAGCGACCGCGGCGAATTACAGTGTAATGTAACCGGAGTCTTAAAAAAAGATCTTCCACCTACCCATCTCGATTTTGAAGCCATTCTTTCGTACGATGGAGCTATTAAACTCTGGGGCGACGGGATTGATCAAAATCCCTGGTTTATCCGCGTATTCAATTACTTCAAACTAAAGGAAGGCACAAAAAAACAGGTAATGGTTGATAAGTTTAATGCCTGTCTAAGAGAACAACTTCCCGACATTGCAGCTTATATGACCTTTGATTTACAACCGGTTGCATCAATACACCTGAATTCAGATTTAATGTTCGACACTAAAAATGGAAACAAAAGTTCGGTTTACTGGCTGGGGGTTATTGGCATATTGGTATTAGTTATGGCTTGTGTAAATTTCATTAACCTCACCTCAACCGAAGCCATAAAATATCATAAAAAAGTTGCCATATCTAAATTACTGGGGGCTGCAAAATATGCACTGTTTTTTACCCAGTTTATTAAAGCAGTTGTTTTGCTAACTATTGCGGCTGCGATTTCAGTACTAACTATTTGGTTACTTCTTCCAACAATTGGTAACATTGTCGATATCAACTTAAGTCTCCAGGCCGGGCTGATCTCATTTATCATCAAATTCACATTACTTATAATTTTGCTTACCGGGGTTCTGATTGGAGGTATCTCAACAGCAATAACACGAATTACACAATCCGACATAAACATTTCTGTTTTAAAACGCGGAAACGGAATTGTCAAGCCTCTGGTTGTATTTCAGTTCCTTATTACTATCGTGTTAATTTCAGGAACAATCGTCATTTACAAACAATTCAAATATATCAATCAGGAAGACCTGGGATATTCCATCGACAACAAAATAGTTGCTAAGGCGCCGACACAATATGCCGCGGTAGCCAATGATTTTTCGTTGGGCATGAAAACATTTAAAGATGAAGCCTTGAAGCTGCCCGGTGTTGAATTGATCACCTCGTCGTACGTTGTGCCGGGGCAAGAAGTTCCGTGGGATTACATAACACAAAACGTAAATAATGAGAATAAGGAAGTTGGGATTAACATGAACTTTGTCGATTATGACTATTTCGATGGATATGAACACAAACTGCTGGCCGGAAAATTTTTCTCTGAACATGAAAAAACAACTACCGAAGGCATTCTTTTAAATAAACAGGCAATTGACTTCCTTGGGTATAAATCACCCGACGATGCCATTAATAAAACGATAAACCTTAATGGCAATCAGCTACGAATTATTGGGGTTTTCGACAACCACCACCAGCTTTCATTCAAACACGCCTATACACCATTTTACTTAAAATTTCAGGAATTTGGAAAGAGCAACTATACATTTTGTATTAGCGGTTCGGATCAAAAAGCAACGTATAACAATATTAAAAAGCTTTGGGAAAAACACTTTCCGCACGACCCGTTTGATGGTGTTTACTTAACTGATTTTTACAACGCACAGCACAAAAAAGAACATATTTTTTCCAGGGTATTCAACATATTCTGCATCCTGTCGATATTTATTTCGGTATTAGGAATTTTTATTTTGTCTGTTTCAACCACACAACAAAAAACAAAAGAGATTGGCGTACGAAAAGTAAACGGAGCAACGGTCTCCGAAATATTGGTTTTGCTAAATCAAAGTTTCGTTAAATGGGTAATTGTTGCTTTTATCATTGCCACTCCCGTTTCCTATTATGCCATGCATAACTGGCTCGAAAGTTTTGCATTTAAAACAACATTAAGTTGGTGGTTTTTTGCTTTGGCCGGCGTTGCGGCTTTAGGAATTGCGTTGATAACGGTGAGTTGGCAGAGTTGGAGGGCGGCTACGCAGAATCCAGTGGAGGCTTTGAGGTATGAGTGA
- a CDS encoding ABC transporter permease, protein MNLLSLKLSFRKLKKNKIYSVTNILGLTVGFASFILIALFIRYEYSWNKNNENYSRIYRIQRNVTNARYVTSGNNISPHTRAITAQLIEGNFPEFEKLTVTRENGLTFLGTDNRHFVQEDKGIAADTHFFDVFSYQFIEGKKTSALNQPYSIVLSETLAQKLFNSTDVVGKSVMLEKKHPLTVTAVYKDLPFNNSVRPPFILSFSTLKPLYGIERSSLWTGDCMTFALLKSGAKAQTAEGKIKHLFKKYESIKFVELELCPLSKIYLSHNDQNDYLIVLRLFGLIGLFILIMSGFNYINLSLAQSSMRGKEVAIKKVIGTRKQALIFQFLGETISISLIALLLALGLSKLFLPVFNNVVSKQITFNLFADRYFVLLMIAVAVVAGILSGIYPALFMASEKITALFKGNLLGKEHNSFSLKKALVTLQFAISLFLIVLTTSFSLQIKYITNKDLGFSKQGLLYSRINISKDNVSFSQLRDRLMKHPEIQDVALSENFPFVRFGGGTTNWEGGNPDDKITCRYNSVSYNYLSMLGTNLVTGRNFNPSFTGDVGKSCIINETAAKCFGWDNPVGKRINDNRLTVVGVVKDFVYKDMHNPVEPGIYILSSDKVAGDRIFSFRINETDGAAVKEIVSSELEKTFPNDPFEISDLSFAFASENSYRIYRSINSSLLFFTLLNVLLAIVGVFGLVAFTVARRTKEIGIRKINGSSPAGIFNILNRDYYLLLLVAALIAFPTVWMAYMSIPSANKYPLQPWVLLLSVFIFLLIILTSTSYLTIKAAMRNPVEALRYE, encoded by the coding sequence ATGAACTTATTATCATTGAAACTGTCATTCAGAAAGCTGAAAAAGAATAAAATATACTCAGTTACCAATATTCTGGGGTTGACCGTAGGATTTGCTTCGTTTATTCTGATCGCTCTTTTTATTCGTTACGAATATAGCTGGAATAAAAACAACGAAAATTACTCCCGGATATATCGCATCCAGCGCAATGTAACCAATGCCCGTTATGTTACTAGCGGGAACAACATTTCGCCACACACCCGTGCCATAACCGCCCAATTGATCGAAGGAAATTTTCCTGAATTTGAAAAACTCACCGTAACCAGGGAAAACGGATTAACATTTCTTGGAACCGACAACCGGCATTTTGTTCAGGAAGATAAAGGCATTGCCGCAGATACACATTTTTTTGATGTTTTTTCGTATCAATTTATTGAAGGAAAAAAAACGTCGGCTCTTAACCAGCCTTATTCCATTGTTTTGTCTGAAACATTGGCACAGAAATTATTTAACAGTACCGATGTAGTGGGGAAGTCGGTTATGCTCGAAAAGAAACACCCGTTAACCGTAACCGCCGTTTATAAAGACTTACCGTTTAACAACAGTGTCCGTCCGCCGTTTATTCTTTCGTTTTCAACACTAAAACCGTTATATGGTATAGAGCGTTCGTCGTTGTGGACAGGCGATTGTATGACGTTTGCCCTGCTGAAATCCGGGGCAAAAGCACAAACTGCCGAAGGTAAAATAAAGCATCTTTTCAAAAAATACGAAAGCATAAAGTTTGTCGAGTTGGAGTTGTGTCCGCTTTCAAAAATATATCTCAGCCACAACGATCAAAACGATTACCTTATCGTACTGAGACTTTTCGGATTGATCGGTCTCTTCATCCTGATAATGTCAGGTTTTAATTACATTAATCTTTCATTGGCACAATCTTCAATGCGTGGGAAGGAAGTCGCCATAAAAAAGGTAATCGGCACCCGGAAACAGGCTTTGATTTTTCAATTTCTCGGAGAGACAATAAGTATTTCGCTTATTGCATTGCTGCTGGCATTGGGATTGTCAAAACTTTTTTTGCCAGTCTTTAATAATGTGGTAAGCAAACAAATAACGTTTAACCTGTTTGCCGACCGGTATTTTGTTTTGCTGATGATAGCGGTGGCTGTTGTTGCAGGAATTTTGTCGGGAATTTACCCGGCACTGTTTATGGCTTCCGAAAAAATAACAGCACTGTTTAAAGGGAACTTACTGGGAAAAGAACACAATTCGTTTAGTTTAAAAAAGGCTTTGGTGACTCTGCAGTTTGCCATATCCTTGTTCCTGATTGTTTTAACAACGTCTTTTTCGTTGCAGATAAAATACATTACGAACAAAGACCTTGGCTTTTCAAAACAAGGATTGCTGTATTCACGAATTAATATTTCAAAAGACAACGTTTCTTTCTCACAATTGCGCGACAGGCTTATGAAACATCCCGAAATACAAGATGTTGCCCTGTCTGAAAATTTTCCGTTTGTACGATTCGGCGGAGGAACCACCAATTGGGAAGGCGGAAATCCCGATGACAAAATAACCTGCCGTTATAATTCCGTTAGTTATAATTATTTGTCGATGCTGGGGACAAACTTAGTTACCGGACGAAATTTCAATCCTTCGTTTACCGGCGACGTGGGGAAAAGTTGCATTATTAACGAGACGGCTGCCAAATGTTTTGGCTGGGATAACCCAGTAGGGAAACGTATTAACGATAACCGGCTGACCGTAGTTGGCGTGGTAAAGGATTTTGTGTATAAAGATATGCACAATCCGGTGGAGCCTGGCATTTATATTCTTTCTTCGGATAAGGTTGCCGGCGACCGGATATTTTCATTCCGCATAAACGAAACAGATGGGGCTGCGGTAAAAGAAATCGTAAGCTCTGAACTTGAAAAGACATTTCCTAACGACCCGTTTGAAATCAGTGATTTGTCGTTTGCTTTTGCCAGTGAAAACAGTTATCGGATATACCGGTCGATAAACAGCTCGTTGCTCTTTTTTACCTTGCTGAATGTTTTATTGGCCATTGTCGGGGTGTTTGGGCTGGTTGCTTTTACCGTTGCCCGGCGCACCAAAGAAATTGGCATCCGGAAAATTAACGGTAGTTCACCTGCCGGAATTTTCAACATCCTTAACCGCGACTATTATTTACTGTTGTTGGTTGCCGCATTAATTGCTTTTCCTACAGTCTGGATGGCTTATATGTCGATACCGAGTGCCAACAAATACCCGTTACAGCCGTGGGTACTGCTATTGAGCGTCTTTATATTCTTATTGATAATTTTGACAAGTACAAGTTATTTGACAATTAAGGCAGCGATGCGAAATCCGGTGGAAGCATTGAGGTATGAGTAG
- a CDS encoding ABC transporter permease, protein MIRNNINQSFRSLKYNKLYSFLNIGGFAVGFAVCMVLALYSHKEYSVDKGFVNYSNLYRVIDTERNSSNIDYDLAQSLKDQYPDIKLAVPFNYVSFAEEKVYLKKLEGEDFIQSKAMISTNNDFFNAFSIPIITGNSKMPFADLNSVVITKSVAQKLFGRTDVTGEIINFSSIFEVPISAVCEDLPENSSFEADVFYNSDNENFRFSRSCTNGICCNPMNIYIQLNNKVDIDQFTALVNQNVPANKMSTENIRLQPLTDIYLETGIEGNENKAGSIGMIRIFLSIAILIMLLSVINYVNLSISKQLSTLKNIAIKVTNGAGAKQLRAYYLTDVSISVLIAFLLAIGIAALILPFAGQLLGTTLKIEWLTSPVLVGLFAIILLLVILISSFAPVYIVSRFDVQRLFGKKQSSLGKQFGKKALTTFQLSTAIMLLIGLIVIQKQIHFVKAKDLGFNKEQLVRIDFNKKAQNINALKQQIDQFPFVQNSSFSQGAPGSIYSIMSSDISDKDNFEVDCIYTDDNFLNTFGVQLRQGRTFQASELGNVCYINETAYKKFGWDNLENRKFNNGKEGGYNIVGVVRDFNVASLHRGMSPVCIIYQPNYNSISIKLTSGNLSEQMQQLKKVWGNFFPEEPMQFTFYDSYFDAFYKKEEREGKAIAVFSIIAFMITCLGLIGQIFQTTNARIKEIGIRKVNGAKISEVMAMLNRDFVRWVTIAFVIATPIAYYAMNKWLENFAYKTSLSWWIFALAGVMALGIALLTVSWQSWRAATRNPVEALRYE, encoded by the coding sequence ATGATAAGAAACAATATCAATCAATCGTTCCGAAGTTTAAAGTACAACAAGCTTTATTCATTTCTAAACATTGGCGGTTTTGCCGTAGGTTTTGCTGTGTGTATGGTTTTGGCACTTTATTCGCACAAAGAATATAGTGTTGATAAAGGGTTTGTTAATTACTCAAACCTCTATCGGGTAATTGACACCGAACGCAATTCTTCAAACATAGATTATGATTTGGCTCAGAGCTTAAAAGATCAATATCCTGATATAAAGCTGGCTGTACCTTTTAACTATGTTTCTTTTGCTGAAGAAAAAGTATATCTAAAAAAACTGGAAGGTGAAGATTTTATCCAGTCTAAAGCAATGATTAGTACCAACAATGACTTTTTCAATGCTTTCTCAATTCCAATTATTACAGGAAACAGCAAAATGCCTTTTGCTGATTTAAATTCTGTGGTTATCACCAAAAGTGTTGCTCAAAAACTATTTGGCCGAACTGATGTAACAGGTGAGATAATCAATTTTTCAAGCATTTTTGAAGTTCCCATAAGTGCCGTTTGTGAAGACTTACCCGAAAATTCAAGCTTCGAAGCTGATGTTTTTTACAACAGCGATAATGAAAACTTTCGTTTTTCCCGATCGTGTACTAATGGAATCTGTTGCAACCCGATGAATATTTATATTCAATTGAATAATAAGGTTGATATCGATCAGTTTACTGCATTAGTCAATCAAAACGTTCCGGCAAATAAAATGTCTACAGAAAACATTCGTTTGCAACCACTAACCGATATTTATCTGGAAACCGGAATTGAAGGAAATGAAAATAAAGCCGGCAGTATTGGAATGATACGTATTTTTCTGTCTATCGCTATCTTGATAATGCTTTTATCTGTTATCAATTATGTAAATCTTTCTATTTCCAAACAATTATCAACCCTGAAAAACATAGCCATAAAAGTAACTAATGGCGCAGGAGCAAAACAATTACGAGCTTATTATTTAACAGATGTCAGCATTTCAGTATTAATAGCTTTTTTATTGGCAATAGGTATTGCTGCATTAATTCTTCCTTTTGCGGGTCAGTTACTCGGAACAACGTTAAAAATCGAATGGCTTACGTCTCCGGTATTAGTTGGTCTGTTTGCAATAATTCTACTTTTGGTAATTCTTATTTCATCGTTTGCCCCTGTTTACATTGTTTCCAGGTTTGATGTGCAACGTTTGTTCGGGAAAAAACAATCGTCGTTAGGTAAACAATTTGGGAAAAAGGCTTTAACAACGTTTCAATTATCAACAGCTATTATGCTGTTAATTGGCTTAATAGTCATTCAAAAACAAATTCACTTTGTGAAAGCCAAAGACCTTGGATTTAACAAAGAGCAATTGGTTCGGATTGATTTCAATAAAAAAGCTCAAAATATAAATGCGCTAAAACAGCAAATAGATCAATTTCCCTTTGTTCAAAATTCGTCGTTTAGCCAAGGTGCACCCGGAAGTATTTATAGCATTATGTCAAGCGATATTAGTGATAAAGATAATTTTGAGGTCGATTGTATTTATACTGATGATAATTTTTTAAACACTTTCGGGGTTCAACTTCGGCAAGGTCGAACATTTCAAGCATCGGAGCTTGGAAATGTCTGCTACATTAACGAAACCGCTTACAAAAAATTTGGTTGGGATAATCTCGAAAACCGAAAATTCAACAACGGGAAAGAAGGTGGATACAATATTGTTGGCGTAGTTCGGGATTTTAATGTGGCATCGTTGCATAGAGGAATGAGCCCGGTATGTATCATTTACCAACCCAATTATAATAGTATCAGTATCAAACTAACGTCTGGTAATTTGAGCGAACAGATGCAACAGTTAAAAAAAGTTTGGGGGAATTTCTTCCCCGAAGAACCAATGCAATTTACCTTTTACGATAGCTATTTCGATGCATTTTACAAAAAAGAAGAGCGAGAAGGAAAAGCCATTGCTGTATTTTCAATTATTGCATTTATGATTACCTGTTTGGGGTTAATCGGTCAGATATTCCAAACCACCAATGCCCGTATCAAAGAAATCGGTATCCGCAAAGTAAACGGTGCCAAAATCTCTGAAGTAATGGCAATGCTCAACAGGGACTTTGTAAGATGGGTAACCATTGCTTTCGTTATTGCCACGCCAATTGCATATTATGCCATGAATAAATGGCTCGAAAATTTTGCATACAAAACGTCACTTAGCTGGTGGATTTTTGCATTGGCAGGCGTGATGGCCTTGGGAATTGCATTGTTGACAGTGAGTTGGCAGAGCTGGCGGGCGGCTACGCGGAATCCGGTGGAGGCACTGCGGTATGAATAG